From Lolium perenne isolate Kyuss_39 chromosome 5, Kyuss_2.0, whole genome shotgun sequence, a single genomic window includes:
- the LOC139831294 gene encoding uncharacterized protein, producing the protein MPSDEDYNNIDPVTYEGIFYQEQENFGDFEIEIGLEDLENEAHLHGETVVDLKDIQMLTKLHEGNGFNDETPPDIPTQPHYSHDTDSDSENENPMPRYENPMPHYDSDDSR; encoded by the exons atgCCCTCCGACgaggattacaacaacattgaccctgtaacatacgagggaattttttatcaagagcaagagaactttggggATTTCGAAATAGAAATTGGTCTTGAGGACCTCGAGAACGAGGCACATCTTCATGGTGAAACAGTGGTGGACCTAAAGGACATACAAATGCTCACCAAGTTACATGAGGGCAATGGGTTCAATGATGAGACTCCACCGGACATTCCCACCCAACCTCATTACTCACATGATACTGATAGTGATAGTGAaaatgagaacccaatgcctcgttatgagaacccaatgcctcattatgatagtgatgattcgag GTGA
- the LOC127299983 gene encoding uncharacterized protein isoform X1, protein MYCYDAIWLTFSSHYDLQVWKRCPGLPFAADQSIFRLGKQGIQPQEKEFLGPVPCECHFPTASGRDVRSLGLSPSFVLRGRPGLCIMNKFKQMAKDLGTNDLVLHTKRMVDSSVEVGYQSACDYPLVLGAGILLLLLHRICPPLLAFLVSSSPLLLLTGLLLGALLSYGEPSCPSVIGEEASQTLSVKSEVSVADCSVEGDENVTVETHSEKSSAGFYISERTPTTNTHDIHWEETNVTFLAANTVHSTESAQTSVIAGREMHVEKISEKAELQEFESSNTDSGNYEAHNNYQFGESMSQCWKSADRQDPCYDSESDLTDESSSPDASITDIIPMLEELHPLIDMGTGHPALASRDNLNSSSDDDEYDLEEDDDDTSDDEDEGEEEEKDDGRNQEDVMGNSSRVDGLMELQRAKNILKFELDHRLMDLQTADATEKLKEASRFYVQVPSISTPRGKPFDPSCVSDEVIELPQIPDSAPSVLLPSQNLFDDHDSRLQETWTPRLYSPARQLKHGNLHGRHSTKPHHNGMKVEKGDISGEDAHRSSSGIDAAELGKGGKLSQEERAGKEIKMLSAASSGADVFKVDNERHEDNKNADFSDDVNSFFITENGSGTSEAKDSVIAGSEQSTLCCLSKANNSEKHVVQANSMDEVNSLFRCRMEEVLVQSVSEPIIGQPLAVKLEDEMSDPVLTSDSGAIQEKTGEEVFPAAGAHSPELTIGDGSRELLTVENQQVADNSGLHVMEVSSDEQMKILFKQLEHVPHDSSGHTLAQEETGGSASNMLPLATKPAEDAGSALEELNSGHSKMETSQDGEVDLKPFELNSPLHVKETQTLDQDSDCDTLETGTKVTKLGDSAEKPKSIVDEGWHEEDV, encoded by the exons ATGTACTGCTATGATGCTATCTGGCTAACTTTCTCCTCACACTACGATCTCCAGGTCTGGAAGAGATGCCCAGGGCTGCCTTTTGCTGCCGACCAAAGCATTTTTCGTCTAGGAAAGCAAGGAATCCAACCACAGGAAAAGGAG TTTCTTGGTCCAGTTCCATGCGAATGCCATTTCCCCACTGCATCTGGGCGAGACGTTAGGAGTTTGGGGCTCTCGCCATCGTTTGTTCTTCGCGGCAG GCCAGGATTGTGTATCATGAACAAATTTAAGCAGATGGCAAAGGATCTTGGTACGAACGACCTTGTTCTGCACACCAAGAGAATGGTGGATTCCTCCGTCGAAGTTGGCTATCAATCTGCATGTGATTATCCTTTGGTGCTCGGCGCAGGAATTTTGTTGCTGCTTCTGCACAGGATCTGTCCCCCTCTACTTGCTTTTCTAGTGTCTTCCTCTCCACTCTTGCTGTTAACCGGGCTTCTTCTTGGAGCCCTTTTGAGTTAtggtgaaccaagttgcccctcggTGATTGGGGAGGAAGCATCACAGACTTTGTCCGTCAAATCCGAAGTTTCCGTTGCTGACTGCTCAGTCGAGGGAGATGAAAATGTTACTGTTGAGACTCACTCGGAGAAGAGTAGTGCGGGATTTTATATCTCCGAGAGAACCCCTACTACTAACACACATGACATTCACTGGGAAGAAACAAATGTCACGTTTTTGGCAGCTAATACTGTTCATAGCACAGAGTCTGCCCAGACCAGTGTCATTGCGGGAAGAGAAATGCATGTTGAGAAAATCAGTGAGAAGGCTGAGCTGCAAGAATTTGAGAGCAGCAATACTGACAGCGGTAATTATGAAGCACACAATAATTATCAGTTCGGTGAATCCATGAGTCAATGCTGGAAGTCTGCTGATAGGCAGGATCCTTGTTATGACTCTGAATCTGATCTTACTGATGAAAGTTCTTCTCCTGATGCATCGATAACTGACATTATCCCGATGCTTGAAGAGCTGCACCCACTGATAGACATGGGGACAGGTCACCCCGCCTTGGCCTCCAGGGACAACTTGAATTCTTCATCAGATGACGATGAATATGACCTtgaggaggatgacgatgatacctcagatgatgaagatgaaggtgAGGAAGAGGAGAAAGATGATGGAAGAAATCAGGAGGATGTTATGGGAAATAGTAGCAGGGTAGACGGTCTGATGGAGTTGCAAAGAGCAAAAAATATCCTAAAGTTTGAACTTGACCATAGGCTCATGGACTTGCAAACCGCTGATGCAACAGAAAAGTTGAAGGAGGCATCACGTTTTTATGTCCAGGTTCCTTCCATTTCAACACCGAGGGGGAAACCATTTGATCCTTCATGTGTCTCGGACGAAGTGATTGAGTTACCCCAGATACCTGATTCAGCGCCATCCGTCCTCCTTCCAAGCCAAAACCTATTTGATGACCATGACAGTCGATTGCAAGAAACTTGGACTCCTCGTTTGTACTCTCCAGCAAGGCAGCTTAAGCATGGAAACTTGCATGGGCGGCACTCTACTAAACCGCATCACAATGGCATGAAAGTGGAGAAAGGTGATATCAGTGGAGAAGATGCTCATCGTAGTTCCTCAGGCATTGATGCTGCTGAGCTAGGGAAGGGTGGCAAGTTATCACAGGAAGAGCGTGCAGGCAAAGAAATCAAAATGCTAAGTGCAGCAAGTTCAGGTGCGGATGTGTTTAAAGTAGATAATGAAAGGCATGAAGACAATAAGAATGCTGATTTCAGTGATGATGTAAATTCCTTTTTTATCACAGAAAATGGATCTGGCACTTCAGAAGCAAAGGATTCAGTTATTGCAG GTAGTGAGCAATCGACATTGTGCTGTCTATCCAAAGCAAATAATTCAGAGAAACATGTCGTCCAAGCGAATTCCATGGATGAAGTTAACTCTTTATTCAGGTGCCGCATGGAAGAAGTACTAGTGCAGTCAGTTTCAGAGCCTATCATCGGACAACCCTTGGCAGTTAAACTCGAAGATGAAATGAGTGACCCGGTGTTAACTTCAGATTCTGGGGCGATTCAAGAAAAAACAGGTGAAGAAGTATTTCCTGCAGCAGGTGCGCATAGTCCAGAACTGACAATTGGAGATGGATCCAGAGAACTGTTAACTGTAGAAAATCAGCAGGTTGCAGATAACTCTGGCCTCCATGTTATGGAGGTAAGTTCAGATGAACAGATGAAAATACTGTTCAAGCAACTCGAACATGTGCCCCATGATAGCTCGGGGCACACACTTGCTCAAGAAGAAACTGGGGGCAGTGCTTCTAACATGCTACCTCTTGCAACAAAGCCCGCCGAAGATGCCGGCTCCGCTTTGGAGGAGTTAAACTCTGGCCATAGCAAAATGGAAACGTCCCAAGATGGTGAGGTAGATCTGAAGCCATTTGAGCTCAACTCTCCCCTGCATGTTAAGGAGACCCAAACTCTGGATCAGGATTCTGATTGTGACACACTTGAAACTGGTACTAAAGTAACGAAGCTCGGAGATTCAGCTGAAAAGCCAAAATCTATTGTTGATGAAGGGTGGCATGAGGAAGACGTTTGA
- the LOC127299984 gene encoding vacuolar protein sorting 38, which translates to MDPGPSSASADPSPPEEEEEDSSRWVVVPGSEVLGADAPKVVGWEELQQELARLWSLSAALAAARDRKAALAARLESALEARKTFLQQDNELAEMRQRVQSRADFLGELRMQTKELSANVEDRREQLCVKIRTLTVADKTAGTAQSKLQEPGALLSGDCGHGRLKSLERMLRMRQQYMIGQVAQIYPVRHLKEHSPIVKPGLNSSVVRPGDADAISPNGSQNGQTALAILGLQLSKLSIKKTSYFSDKTEIQKSATLLGYVAHAVSLIASYLDVPLRYPLRLGGSHSYIVDHAPSVDPSIAPGVSSSTPSSTSMSMRATEFPLFFEGQETTRSSYAIFLLNKDIEQLLNHIGVESLGPRHVLANLKQLTTIVQSQQYISG; encoded by the exons ATGGACCCGGGGCCCTCGTCCGCGAGCGCTGACCCGtccccgccggaggaggaggaggaggacagcaGCAGGTGGGTGGTCGTGCCGGGGAGCGAGGTGCTGGGCGCCGACGCGCCCAAGGTCGTCGGCTGGGAGGAGCTGCAGCAGGAGCTCGCGCGCCTCTGGAGCCTCTCCGCCGCGCTCGCCGCCGCCAGGGACCGCAAGGCTGCCCTCGCCGCGCGCCTCGAGTCCGCGCTCGAG GCAAGAAAGACATTTCTCCAGCAGGATAATGAGTTGGCTGAAATGAGGCAGAGGGTGCAGTCACGTGCTGATTTTTTGGGGGAGTTGAGAATGCAAACCAAGGAACTGTCTGCCAATGTTGAGGATCGGAGGGAGCAACTTTGTGTCAAGATCAGAACGCTGACAGTAGCAGACAAAACTGCTGGCACAGCACAAAGTAAATTGCAG GAACCTGGTGCATTGTTGTCAGGGGACTGTGGCCATGGTCGTCTTAAAAGTCTGGAACGAATGTTGCGGATGAGACAGCAATACATGATAGGACAAGTTGCTCAGATATATCCTGTGCGGCACTTGAAGGAGCACTCTCCCATAGTCAAGCCTGGATTGAACTCCAGCGTTGTTAGACCAG GAGATGCTGATGCAATTTCGCCTAATGGCTCCCAAAACGGACAAACAGCTTTGGCCATTTTGGGTCTACAGTTATCAAAGCTTTCTATAAAAAAGACCAGCTACTTCAGTGACAAGACAGAGATTCAGAAATCTGCTACTCTTCTCGGATATGTTGCACAT GCAGTCTCCCTTATTGCATCATATCTTGATGTTCCTCTTCGATATCCACTACGGTTGGGAGGTTCACATTCGTATATTGTTGATCATGCCCCTTCAGTTGACCCATCTATAGCCCCGGGAGTAAGTTCTTCTACCCCTTCGAGCACGAGCATGAGCATGAGGGCAACAGAATTCCCTCTGTTTTTTGAAGGCCAAGAAACAACAAGATCATCATATGCTATATTCTTGTTAAACAAG GATATTGAACAACTTCTGAACCACATTGGTGTTGAAAGTCTTGGCCCAAGACATGTATTAGCTAACCTCAAGCAGCTAACAACAATCGTCCAGTCACAACAATACATTTCTGGTTGA
- the LOC127299983 gene encoding uncharacterized protein isoform X2: MYCYDAIWLTFSSHYDLQVWKRCPGLPFAADQSIFRLGKQGIQPQEKEFLGPVPCECHFPTASGRDVRSLGLSPSFVLRGRPGLCIMNKFKQMAKDLGTNDLVLHTKRMVDSSVEVGYQSACDYPLVLGAGILLLLLHRICPPLLAFLVSSSPLLLLTGLLLGALLSYGEPSCPSVIGEEASQTLSVKSEVSVADCSVEGDENVTVETHSEKSSAGFYISERTPTTNTHDIHWEETNVTFLAANTVHSTESAQTSVIAGREMHVEKISEKAELQEFESSNTDSGNYEAHNNYQFGESMSQCWKSADRQDPCYDSESDLTDESSSPDASITDIIPMLEELHPLIDMGTGHPALASRDNLNSSSDDDEYDLEEDDDDTSDDEDEGEEEEKDDGRNQEDVMGNSSRVDGLMELQRAKNILKFELDHRLMDLQTADATEKLKEASRFYVQVPSISTPRGKPFDPSCVSDEVIELPQIPDSAPSVLLPSQNLFDDHDSRLQETWTPRLYSPARQLKHGNLHGRHSTKPHHNGMKVEKGDISGEDAHRSSSGIDAAELGKGGKLSQEERAGKEIKMLSAASSENGSGTSEAKDSVIAGSEQSTLCCLSKANNSEKHVVQANSMDEVNSLFRCRMEEVLVQSVSEPIIGQPLAVKLEDEMSDPVLTSDSGAIQEKTGEEVFPAAGAHSPELTIGDGSRELLTVENQQVADNSGLHVMEVSSDEQMKILFKQLEHVPHDSSGHTLAQEETGGSASNMLPLATKPAEDAGSALEELNSGHSKMETSQDGEVDLKPFELNSPLHVKETQTLDQDSDCDTLETGTKVTKLGDSAEKPKSIVDEGWHEEDV, from the exons ATGTACTGCTATGATGCTATCTGGCTAACTTTCTCCTCACACTACGATCTCCAGGTCTGGAAGAGATGCCCAGGGCTGCCTTTTGCTGCCGACCAAAGCATTTTTCGTCTAGGAAAGCAAGGAATCCAACCACAGGAAAAGGAG TTTCTTGGTCCAGTTCCATGCGAATGCCATTTCCCCACTGCATCTGGGCGAGACGTTAGGAGTTTGGGGCTCTCGCCATCGTTTGTTCTTCGCGGCAG GCCAGGATTGTGTATCATGAACAAATTTAAGCAGATGGCAAAGGATCTTGGTACGAACGACCTTGTTCTGCACACCAAGAGAATGGTGGATTCCTCCGTCGAAGTTGGCTATCAATCTGCATGTGATTATCCTTTGGTGCTCGGCGCAGGAATTTTGTTGCTGCTTCTGCACAGGATCTGTCCCCCTCTACTTGCTTTTCTAGTGTCTTCCTCTCCACTCTTGCTGTTAACCGGGCTTCTTCTTGGAGCCCTTTTGAGTTAtggtgaaccaagttgcccctcggTGATTGGGGAGGAAGCATCACAGACTTTGTCCGTCAAATCCGAAGTTTCCGTTGCTGACTGCTCAGTCGAGGGAGATGAAAATGTTACTGTTGAGACTCACTCGGAGAAGAGTAGTGCGGGATTTTATATCTCCGAGAGAACCCCTACTACTAACACACATGACATTCACTGGGAAGAAACAAATGTCACGTTTTTGGCAGCTAATACTGTTCATAGCACAGAGTCTGCCCAGACCAGTGTCATTGCGGGAAGAGAAATGCATGTTGAGAAAATCAGTGAGAAGGCTGAGCTGCAAGAATTTGAGAGCAGCAATACTGACAGCGGTAATTATGAAGCACACAATAATTATCAGTTCGGTGAATCCATGAGTCAATGCTGGAAGTCTGCTGATAGGCAGGATCCTTGTTATGACTCTGAATCTGATCTTACTGATGAAAGTTCTTCTCCTGATGCATCGATAACTGACATTATCCCGATGCTTGAAGAGCTGCACCCACTGATAGACATGGGGACAGGTCACCCCGCCTTGGCCTCCAGGGACAACTTGAATTCTTCATCAGATGACGATGAATATGACCTtgaggaggatgacgatgatacctcagatgatgaagatgaaggtgAGGAAGAGGAGAAAGATGATGGAAGAAATCAGGAGGATGTTATGGGAAATAGTAGCAGGGTAGACGGTCTGATGGAGTTGCAAAGAGCAAAAAATATCCTAAAGTTTGAACTTGACCATAGGCTCATGGACTTGCAAACCGCTGATGCAACAGAAAAGTTGAAGGAGGCATCACGTTTTTATGTCCAGGTTCCTTCCATTTCAACACCGAGGGGGAAACCATTTGATCCTTCATGTGTCTCGGACGAAGTGATTGAGTTACCCCAGATACCTGATTCAGCGCCATCCGTCCTCCTTCCAAGCCAAAACCTATTTGATGACCATGACAGTCGATTGCAAGAAACTTGGACTCCTCGTTTGTACTCTCCAGCAAGGCAGCTTAAGCATGGAAACTTGCATGGGCGGCACTCTACTAAACCGCATCACAATGGCATGAAAGTGGAGAAAGGTGATATCAGTGGAGAAGATGCTCATCGTAGTTCCTCAGGCATTGATGCTGCTGAGCTAGGGAAGGGTGGCAAGTTATCACAGGAAGAGCGTGCAGGCAAAGAAATCAAAATGCTAAGTGCAGCAAGTTCAG AAAATGGATCTGGCACTTCAGAAGCAAAGGATTCAGTTATTGCAG GTAGTGAGCAATCGACATTGTGCTGTCTATCCAAAGCAAATAATTCAGAGAAACATGTCGTCCAAGCGAATTCCATGGATGAAGTTAACTCTTTATTCAGGTGCCGCATGGAAGAAGTACTAGTGCAGTCAGTTTCAGAGCCTATCATCGGACAACCCTTGGCAGTTAAACTCGAAGATGAAATGAGTGACCCGGTGTTAACTTCAGATTCTGGGGCGATTCAAGAAAAAACAGGTGAAGAAGTATTTCCTGCAGCAGGTGCGCATAGTCCAGAACTGACAATTGGAGATGGATCCAGAGAACTGTTAACTGTAGAAAATCAGCAGGTTGCAGATAACTCTGGCCTCCATGTTATGGAGGTAAGTTCAGATGAACAGATGAAAATACTGTTCAAGCAACTCGAACATGTGCCCCATGATAGCTCGGGGCACACACTTGCTCAAGAAGAAACTGGGGGCAGTGCTTCTAACATGCTACCTCTTGCAACAAAGCCCGCCGAAGATGCCGGCTCCGCTTTGGAGGAGTTAAACTCTGGCCATAGCAAAATGGAAACGTCCCAAGATGGTGAGGTAGATCTGAAGCCATTTGAGCTCAACTCTCCCCTGCATGTTAAGGAGACCCAAACTCTGGATCAGGATTCTGATTGTGACACACTTGAAACTGGTACTAAAGTAACGAAGCTCGGAGATTCAGCTGAAAAGCCAAAATCTATTGTTGATGAAGGGTGGCATGAGGAAGACGTTTGA
- the LOC127299983 gene encoding uncharacterized protein isoform X3 produces MNKFKQMAKDLGTNDLVLHTKRMVDSSVEVGYQSACDYPLVLGAGILLLLLHRICPPLLAFLVSSSPLLLLTGLLLGALLSYGEPSCPSVIGEEASQTLSVKSEVSVADCSVEGDENVTVETHSEKSSAGFYISERTPTTNTHDIHWEETNVTFLAANTVHSTESAQTSVIAGREMHVEKISEKAELQEFESSNTDSGNYEAHNNYQFGESMSQCWKSADRQDPCYDSESDLTDESSSPDASITDIIPMLEELHPLIDMGTGHPALASRDNLNSSSDDDEYDLEEDDDDTSDDEDEGEEEEKDDGRNQEDVMGNSSRVDGLMELQRAKNILKFELDHRLMDLQTADATEKLKEASRFYVQVPSISTPRGKPFDPSCVSDEVIELPQIPDSAPSVLLPSQNLFDDHDSRLQETWTPRLYSPARQLKHGNLHGRHSTKPHHNGMKVEKGDISGEDAHRSSSGIDAAELGKGGKLSQEERAGKEIKMLSAASSGADVFKVDNERHEDNKNADFSDDVNSFFITENGSGTSEAKDSVIAGSEQSTLCCLSKANNSEKHVVQANSMDEVNSLFRCRMEEVLVQSVSEPIIGQPLAVKLEDEMSDPVLTSDSGAIQEKTGEEVFPAAGAHSPELTIGDGSRELLTVENQQVADNSGLHVMEVSSDEQMKILFKQLEHVPHDSSGHTLAQEETGGSASNMLPLATKPAEDAGSALEELNSGHSKMETSQDGEVDLKPFELNSPLHVKETQTLDQDSDCDTLETGTKVTKLGDSAEKPKSIVDEGWHEEDV; encoded by the exons ATGAACAAATTTAAGCAGATGGCAAAGGATCTTGGTACGAACGACCTTGTTCTGCACACCAAGAGAATGGTGGATTCCTCCGTCGAAGTTGGCTATCAATCTGCATGTGATTATCCTTTGGTGCTCGGCGCAGGAATTTTGTTGCTGCTTCTGCACAGGATCTGTCCCCCTCTACTTGCTTTTCTAGTGTCTTCCTCTCCACTCTTGCTGTTAACCGGGCTTCTTCTTGGAGCCCTTTTGAGTTAtggtgaaccaagttgcccctcggTGATTGGGGAGGAAGCATCACAGACTTTGTCCGTCAAATCCGAAGTTTCCGTTGCTGACTGCTCAGTCGAGGGAGATGAAAATGTTACTGTTGAGACTCACTCGGAGAAGAGTAGTGCGGGATTTTATATCTCCGAGAGAACCCCTACTACTAACACACATGACATTCACTGGGAAGAAACAAATGTCACGTTTTTGGCAGCTAATACTGTTCATAGCACAGAGTCTGCCCAGACCAGTGTCATTGCGGGAAGAGAAATGCATGTTGAGAAAATCAGTGAGAAGGCTGAGCTGCAAGAATTTGAGAGCAGCAATACTGACAGCGGTAATTATGAAGCACACAATAATTATCAGTTCGGTGAATCCATGAGTCAATGCTGGAAGTCTGCTGATAGGCAGGATCCTTGTTATGACTCTGAATCTGATCTTACTGATGAAAGTTCTTCTCCTGATGCATCGATAACTGACATTATCCCGATGCTTGAAGAGCTGCACCCACTGATAGACATGGGGACAGGTCACCCCGCCTTGGCCTCCAGGGACAACTTGAATTCTTCATCAGATGACGATGAATATGACCTtgaggaggatgacgatgatacctcagatgatgaagatgaaggtgAGGAAGAGGAGAAAGATGATGGAAGAAATCAGGAGGATGTTATGGGAAATAGTAGCAGGGTAGACGGTCTGATGGAGTTGCAAAGAGCAAAAAATATCCTAAAGTTTGAACTTGACCATAGGCTCATGGACTTGCAAACCGCTGATGCAACAGAAAAGTTGAAGGAGGCATCACGTTTTTATGTCCAGGTTCCTTCCATTTCAACACCGAGGGGGAAACCATTTGATCCTTCATGTGTCTCGGACGAAGTGATTGAGTTACCCCAGATACCTGATTCAGCGCCATCCGTCCTCCTTCCAAGCCAAAACCTATTTGATGACCATGACAGTCGATTGCAAGAAACTTGGACTCCTCGTTTGTACTCTCCAGCAAGGCAGCTTAAGCATGGAAACTTGCATGGGCGGCACTCTACTAAACCGCATCACAATGGCATGAAAGTGGAGAAAGGTGATATCAGTGGAGAAGATGCTCATCGTAGTTCCTCAGGCATTGATGCTGCTGAGCTAGGGAAGGGTGGCAAGTTATCACAGGAAGAGCGTGCAGGCAAAGAAATCAAAATGCTAAGTGCAGCAAGTTCAGGTGCGGATGTGTTTAAAGTAGATAATGAAAGGCATGAAGACAATAAGAATGCTGATTTCAGTGATGATGTAAATTCCTTTTTTATCACAGAAAATGGATCTGGCACTTCAGAAGCAAAGGATTCAGTTATTGCAG GTAGTGAGCAATCGACATTGTGCTGTCTATCCAAAGCAAATAATTCAGAGAAACATGTCGTCCAAGCGAATTCCATGGATGAAGTTAACTCTTTATTCAGGTGCCGCATGGAAGAAGTACTAGTGCAGTCAGTTTCAGAGCCTATCATCGGACAACCCTTGGCAGTTAAACTCGAAGATGAAATGAGTGACCCGGTGTTAACTTCAGATTCTGGGGCGATTCAAGAAAAAACAGGTGAAGAAGTATTTCCTGCAGCAGGTGCGCATAGTCCAGAACTGACAATTGGAGATGGATCCAGAGAACTGTTAACTGTAGAAAATCAGCAGGTTGCAGATAACTCTGGCCTCCATGTTATGGAGGTAAGTTCAGATGAACAGATGAAAATACTGTTCAAGCAACTCGAACATGTGCCCCATGATAGCTCGGGGCACACACTTGCTCAAGAAGAAACTGGGGGCAGTGCTTCTAACATGCTACCTCTTGCAACAAAGCCCGCCGAAGATGCCGGCTCCGCTTTGGAGGAGTTAAACTCTGGCCATAGCAAAATGGAAACGTCCCAAGATGGTGAGGTAGATCTGAAGCCATTTGAGCTCAACTCTCCCCTGCATGTTAAGGAGACCCAAACTCTGGATCAGGATTCTGATTGTGACACACTTGAAACTGGTACTAAAGTAACGAAGCTCGGAGATTCAGCTGAAAAGCCAAAATCTATTGTTGATGAAGGGTGGCATGAGGAAGACGTTTGA